The DNA sequence atttaaattttttgtttTCAGCAGTAAAAACGTTACTAATTCTatgacttttattttttattttccagattattGCCTGTTAGAATGTCAGCCATTCCACATATTTCCACCCTGCTGTACACGACCTTGTCTCCAATGGGCTCGAGTGTGTCGCTGGTCCAGGGTCAGTCAGAGGTGGAATCAAATATTACATCTTGCCAGGACTGGCAGAAGAGCCACCACCTACTCTTTCATCTCGGCAACCTGAGTTTAGTTGTGGGTCTACTCATTCCTACCACAATAGGTCTGCACATGATCCTGCTCAGGCTTCTCTTGATGACAGGTCAGTGTGaacgccccctgctggtgacCACAAACATCTACAAGAGACATATTTTATCAGCGCATCTTTGAGGCGATCGTGTTAAATAAGGGTGTGTTCTGTTATGGAATTATCTCTGTTGGAGAGTTCAGAATTTACCTGTTCAGAAGTTGCAGAAGGTGCTTGTTTAGTTGAATGGGATTTGTTGGACTGTATTATATTTGTACGTGATTTATTTGTTGAAATTATTAAGTCTGAAGAATTTGACTGTTATGGCTTTCATTTAAAACAAATGTAATTTTTATTTTGCAGGTTGTAGTCTGTTTATCGTCTGGGCAACTCTGTACAGGTGCACCCTGGATGTTATGGTATGGAACGTGGTCTTCCTTCTAGTCAACTTCATGCATTTCTTCTTCTTGCTCTACAAGCGAAGACCTGTGAGTACTAACTGTTATGATACATTTGGTGATTTTAGAACGACAAAGGGCCTTTCACTTCCTGTTCTGCTGAAAAAAGGCACTGCAGGCTTTCTGCTCTCATATTGTAATACTGAGCTGAAGAACTGATTGTCCCAAGAAAGTGACATCATTTAGTGTATGATTGTTGACTTATTGTGGAGTAATGAAGTGTTTCTGGATTCACAAGAAATAAGTTaccttttaaaaaataaaacatcgtACATAAATTACAGTACTAATGAAGTTATAGtatgcaaaaagacaaaaatattatataaaaaaaacaataaatacatttagaaAGTAGGTAAACATTTTCACAGTGCCCAGACAACTAAAGTTTATTGTTCATAACATACTTTTATGCTGTCTGACTAAATGGGATCACAGCATGTGTCCAAGAACAGAAGAGTTTGGATTGTGGATGTGAGGCCACTCAGTTCTCCGTGTCCCACCACACAGCTTCACCTCAGCCAGCTACAACCTTCTTGAGGTCTACAATAGCATGGAGCTCAGCAGCAGTGCTTAGTGAAAGACGGCAGTTGTTCACAGTATATGCAGGAAAAAGCATCATCACACTGCTTCCCTGATTGATTTGTTAGACTAAAATGATTCATGTGCACCCTCCTCCTTTCCTAAAATGGGATGTTGGATTCTGGTTCAGCGGTGCAACATATCAAGGTTGGGAGGCTAAGTGCTCCAGTGCGTGTGTAAAACCAGGCCAACCTGCTGGGACTCTGAGTGGGTCATTTACACCATAATGCATTACCAGTGCCTCATGGACTGGGAGGTCTTGGACACACGATGTCCTGTTTCCTTTGTTTGCGATACCTGCCTCCTGAAAATGGTATTTCATACAGTCCTTCTGTTTCGCCTCAGATCAAAATCGACCGGGAGCTCAAGTCTGTGTACAAGCGGATGTTTGAGCCCCTGCATGTGCGTGAAGCTCTCTTCCAGCGGCTGACCGGCCAGTTCTGCACCATCCAGACCCTGAAGAAAGGCCAAGTGTACGCCGCCGAGGACAAGACCTCCGTGGACGAGCGTCTCAGCATCCTGCTGAAGGGCAAGTGCGTCGTTCACAGAGAGCACGACGTCTGCAGCGAGAAACAACACCCACATTTCCTCAATACTGGCAACAACATTAATATTTCTCTATCACAAGATTTTATCAACCCAGCACTTATTATCTTAGCCTGCTGGCAGACAATGTTGCTTTCAAtgtctagatttttttttccagcgAACCAAGATAATGTTTTATTCAGTAAATGTTTACTACATTTACTTTCAGTTGCTTGGACCTTTCATTGTTTACCCATTTTATACTCATGATGTTAC is a window from the Brachyhypopomus gauderio isolate BG-103 chromosome 13, BGAUD_0.2, whole genome shotgun sequence genome containing:
- the LOC143474365 gene encoding popeye domain-containing protein 1-like isoform X1, with the translated sequence MSAIPHISTLLYTTLSPMGSSVSLVQGQSEVESNITSCQDWQKSHHLLFHLGNLSLVVGLLIPTTIGLHMILLRLLLMTGCSLFIVWATLYRCTLDVMVWNVVFLLVNFMHFFFLLYKRRPIKIDRELKSVYKRMFEPLHVREALFQRLTGQFCTIQTLKKGQVYAAEDKTSVDERLSILLKGKMKVSYRGHFLHNIYTNAFIDSPEFRSTQMNRGEKFQVTITAEENSKFLCWSRERLTYFLESESFLNEVFRYLIGKDITNKLYSLNDPTLSDKAVKKMERQPSLCSQLSMMQMRNSMASTSDTDDVLNQILRGSSSLHKNPLSKATTMKLIEEGVEDDVFEADLPPDSQKNCRNPEQV
- the LOC143474365 gene encoding popeye domain-containing protein 1-like isoform X2, encoding MSAIPHISTLLYTTLSPMGSSVSLVQGQSEVESNITSCQDWQKSHHLLFHLGNLSLVVGLLIPTTIGLHMILLRLLLMTGCSLFIVWATLYRCTLDVMVWNVVFLLVNFMHFFFLLYKRRPIKIDRELKSVYKRMFEPLHVREALFQRLTGQFCTIQTLKKGQVYAAEDKTSVDERLSILLKGKMKVSYRGHFLHNIYTNAFIDSPEFRSTQMNRGEKFQVTITAEENSKFLCWSRERLTYFLESESFLNEVFRYLIGKDITNKLYSLNDPTLSDKAVKKMERQPSLCSQLSMMQMRNSMASTSDTDDVLNQILRGSSSLPMASDRA